One Aphidius gifuensis isolate YNYX2018 linkage group LG3, ASM1490517v1, whole genome shotgun sequence DNA window includes the following coding sequences:
- the LOC122851444 gene encoding kinesin-like protein KIF13B isoform X1: MATDKIKVAVRVRPFNRRELELGTQCVVEMTGQQTILQHPTTIEKNKPKTFAFDHCFYSLVPGGENFASQEVVFDALGRDILDNAFQGYNACIFAYGQTGSGKSYTMMGSGEHKGIIPRLCDNLFDLIAKQQSSELSYKVEVSYMEIYNEKVHDLLDPKPNKQSLKVREHNVLGPYVDGLSQLAVTDYLDIDNLMTEGNKSRTVAATNMNSESSRSHAVFSVILTQTLTDTKSGVSGEKVSRMSLVDLAGSERAVKTGAVGDRLKEGSNINKSLTTLGLVISKLADQSSGGNKIRDKFVPYRDSVLTWLLKDNLGGNSKTVMVATLSPAADNYEETLSTLRYADRAKRIINHAVVNEDPNARIIRELRQEVETLKEMLLHATGHGSVVGQQRTDITEKLSESEKLMKEMSQTWEEKLVKTERLQHERQHALEKMGISVQASGIQVEKNKYYLVNLNDDPSLNELLVYYLKEKTLVGGRSATTEQDIQLHGLGILPEHCVITIEDSGLYMTPQNGARCFINGSQVINKTILLHGDRIVWGNHHFFRVNCPRSSTSINSEPQTPAQNIDYNFAREELMLNELSNDPIQRAIARLEKQHEEDKQVALEKQRLEYERQFQQLRNILSPSTPYSPYLPYDPLRGSQTGKLPACTPTTQMRVEKWAQERDETFKRSLGQLKTDILKANSLVQEANFLAEEMDKQTKFSVTLQIPPNNLSPNRKSVFFQRGAFVSEPAILVKRTTMGSQVWTMEKLENKLVDMREMYDERKDPSNCQRLPTIKDELPGKIQDPFYESQENHNLIGVANIFLEVLYHDVRLDYHTPIISQQGEVAGRLQVEISRIKGQFPQDRICEAASESSSSSSSSSSSSSCDSTEDYSGSSHITCAVTIKQASGLPLSLSHFVFCQYNFWGHPEPIVVPPIVNSELPINNIPIGQRDSLAFKFNHTKEFTIPINEEFLEHCSEGALSIEVWGHRSTGFSRSRPGWEVEQQQLAKARSLADRWLELSRKIELWVEIQELNEQGEYSPVEVAIKPDIQTGGIYQLRQGQQRRIQVRVKPVQNSGTLPIICQSILNIQVGSVAIRNRLQAPLDSYQDEDLNVLREKWSDALVRRRQYLDQQIQKLINKTDKSEQDNEREQSLVDQWVSLTEERNAVLVPAAGSGIPGAPADWLPPSGMENHMPVLFLDLNADDLSTHQSGEEVSVTGLNSILSKEFGNQFDNLSIIRHLEKDVCAIATWDSSIHDNLHLNKITDPNERVYLILKTTVRLSHPAPMDLVLRKRLALNIYKRQSITDRIFKRIVRFDCLTQTGVTYEVVSNIPKASEELEDRESLAQIAASGEDNSLCDGETYIEKYTRGVSAVESILTLDRLRQSVAVKELLQARGQPLMRKTASVPNFSQIMRFENTSMDSLTVTRSESVTDLNSELNGAPHPRRASLGGHARNDDNFLNTPSKPFGLGSILNSARPTFLNLIPNNSLTRVQQSTSSKSSPNMGGKLGLRMTTLHEETSNIGNQLSSPINDADDEDKSEADYSEYESYQVSTKPCKPLTTSRTLDSLAELQSTKINTPSMSSSGYGSQAVSTTNLTSDDSISIKSISVDETPDLEYRNIIDYKKNEKMDSSLVTETPEEYLGEINTDIDNINEIPQTFNNIKIDKNKISKTIIHDNNINDYNNKNTHKINDNNIDNNTLSIEDSSQASNSGDENSSMDGNTIIDKKLINDKIVRRRKLSNNQGKNLNSQNRASFPMIRTNLITDNKLLDHNQLQSDENYDNGNNSSTERIDDDNVDKFSVFGSRNDLTRVESPLPDWVVLGESVMVRPYSYCGVIAYIGPTEFASGSWIGIELDAPTGKNDGAVNGHRYFTCRSKCGIFVKVDKLIQDRRGRALRNFTKQEQTPPPPSSTMRRSVSRGEGLHSLHRSRSRGEGLSTTGTRSSPRGK; the protein is encoded by the exons aAACAAACCAAAAACATTTGCCTTCgatcattgtttttattcacTGGTACCAGGAGGAGAAAATTTTGCAAGTCAAGAAGTCGTATTCGATGCACTTGGACGTGATATTTTGGACAATGCATTTCAAGGATACAATGCTTGCATATTTGCATATGGACAGActg GATCTGGTAAATCATATACAATGATGGGAAGTGGTGAGCACAAAGGAATAATACCACGTTTatgtgataatttatttgatttaatagcCAAACAACAAAGTTCTGAATTATCATATAAAGTTGAAGTATCATATATggaaatatataatgaaaaagtaCATGATTTATTAGATCCAAAGCCAAATAAACAATCATTAAAAGTACGTGAACACAATGTATTGGGTCCATATGTTGATGGTTTAAGTCAATTAGCTGTTACAGATTATcttgatattgataatttaatgacTGAAGGTAATAAATCACGTACAGTTGCAGCAACAAATATGAATTCCGAAAGTTCAAGATCACATGCTGTATTTTCAGTAATATTAACACAAACATTAACTGATACAAAAAGTGGTGTTAGTGGTGAAAAAGTATCACGTATGAGTTTAGTTGATCTTGCTGGTAGTGAAAGAGCTGTTAAAACAGGTGCTGTTGGTGATCGTCTTAAAGAAGgtagtaatattaataaatcattaacaacACTTGGTCTAGTCATATCAAAATTAGCTGATCAATCATCTGGTGGTAATAAAATACGTGATAAATTTGTACCATATCGTGATTCTGTATTAACATGGTTATTAAAAGATAATCTTGGTGGTAATAGTAAAACTGTTATGGTTGCAACATTATCACCAGCTGCTGATAATTATGAAGAAACATTATCAACATTACGTTATGCTGATCGTGctaaaagaattattaatcatGCTGTTGTTAATGAAGATCCAAATGCACGTATTATACGTGAACTTAGACAAGAAGTTGAAACACTTAAAGAAATGTTATTACATGCTACTGGACATGGTTCTGTTGTTGGACAACAACGTACTGATATTACTGAAAAATTATCTGAgtctgaaaaattaatgaaagaaATGTCACAAACATGGGAagaaaaattagttaaaacAGAAAGATTACAACATGAAAGACAGCATGCACTTGAAAAAATGGGTATTAGTGTACAAGCAAGTGGtatacaagttgaaaaaaataaatattatttagttaatttaaatgatgatccaagtttaaatgaattattagtttattatttaaaagaaaaaacacttGTTGGTGGACGTTCAGCAACAACTGAACAAGATATACAATTACATGGTCTTGGTATATTACCAGAACATTGTGTTATTACAATTGAAGATAGTGGTCTTTATATGACACCACAAAATGGTGCAAGATGTTTTATAAATGGTAGtcaagttattaataaaacaatattattacatGGTGATAGAATTGTATGGGgtaatcatcatttttttcgtGTTAATTGTCCACGTAGTTCAACATCAATTAATAGTGAACCACAAACACCAGcacaaaatattgattataattttgcaCGTGAAGAATTAATGCtcaatgaattatcaaatgatcCAATACAACGAGCAATTGCAAGACTTGAAAAACAACATGAAGAAGATAAACAAGTTGCATTAGAAAAACAAAGATTAGAATATGAAAGACAATTTCAACAATTACGAAATATTTTATCACCATCAACACCATATTCACCATATTTACCATATGATCCATTGAGAGGTAGTCAAACTGGTAAATTACCAGCATGTACACCAACAACACAAATGAGAGTTGAAAAATGGGCACAAGAAAGAGATGAAACATTTAAAAGAAGTTTGGGACAACTAAAAACTGATATATTAAAAGCAAATTCACTTGTACAAGAAGCTAATTTTCTTGCTGAAGAAATGGATAAACAAACTAAATTTTCTGTTACTCTACAAATACCACCAAATAATTTGAGCCCAAATAgaaag AGTGTATTTTTTCAGCGTGGTGCATTTGTCAGTGAGCCAGCAATACTAGTTAAACGTACAACAATGGGTAGTCAAGTATGGACAAtggaaaaattagaaaataaattagttgatATGCGTGAAATGTATGATGAACGTAAAGATCCATCAAATTGTCAACGTTTACCAACAATAAAAGATGAATTACCAGGAAAAATACAAGATCCATTTTATGAATCACAAgaaaatcataatttaattggtgttgcaaatatatttcttgaaGTATTATATCATGATGTTAGACTTGATTATCATACACCAATAATAAGCCAACAGGGTGAAGTTGCTGGACGACTTCAAGTTGAAATAAGTCGTATTAAAGGACAATTTCCACAAGATAGAATATGTGAAGCAGCatctgaatcatcatcatcatcatcatcatcttcatcatcatcaagttgtGATTCAACAGAAGATTATTCTGGTTCAAGTCATATAACATGTGCTGTTACAATAAAACAAGCAAGTGGTTTACCATTATCATTGAgtcattttgtattttgtcaatataatttttgggGACATCCAGAACCAATAGTTGTACCACCAATTGTTAATTCTGAATTACCAATAAACAATATACCAATTGGACAACGTGATTCACttgcatttaaatttaatcatactAAAGAATTTACAATACCAATTAATGAAGAATTTTTAGAGCATTGTTCAGAGGGTGCATTGAGTATTGAAGTATGGGGTCATAGATCAACTGGTTTTTCACGTAGTCGTCCTGGTTGGGAAGttgaacaacaacaattagCTAAAGCACGTTCATTAGCTGATCGTTGGTTAGAATTATCacgtaaaattgaattatggGTTGAAATACAAGAATTAAATGAACAAGGTGAATATTCACCAGTTGAAGTTGCCATTAAACCAGATATACAAACTGGTGGTATATATCAATTACGTCAAGGACAACAAAGACGTATACAAGTACGTGTTAAACCAGTACAAAATTCTGGTACATTACCAATAATATgtcaatcaatattaaatatacaagttGGTTCAGTTGCAATTAGAAATCGTTTACAAGCACCACTTGATAGTTATCAAGATGAAGATTTAAATGTACTTAGAGAAAAATGGAGTGATGCATTAGTTAGAAGACGTCAATATCTTGatcaacaaatacaaaaattaataaataaaacagataAAAGTGAACAAGATAATGAAAGAGAACAAAGTTTAGTTGATCAATGGGTTAGTTTAACTGAAGAAAGAAATGCTGTATTAGTACCAGCTGCTGGTTCTGGTATACCAGGTGCACCAGCTGATTGGTTACCACCATCTGGTATGGAAAATCATATGCCAGTATTATTTCTTGATTTAAATGctgatgatttatcaacacATCAATCTGGTGAAGAAGTATCAGTTACtggtttaaattcaatattatctaAAGAATTTGGtaatcaatttgataatttatcaataatacgaCATTTAGAAAAAGATGTATGTGCTATTGCAACATGGGATTCAAGTATACatgataatttacatttaaataaaataactgatCCAAATGAAagagtttatttaatattaaaaacaactgTTAGATTATCACATCCAGCACCAATGGATCTTGTTCTTAGAAAAAGACttgcattaaatatttataaaagacaAAGTATAACTGAtcgtatatttaaaagaattgttAGATTTGATTGTTTAACACAAACTGGTGTTACATATGAAGTTGTATCAAATATACCAAAAGCCAGTGAAGAACTTGAAGATAGAGAAAGTTTAGCACAAATTGCTGCTAGTGGTGAAGACAATAGTCTTTGTGATGGTGAAACATATATTG aaaaatatacacGTGGAGTATCTGCTGTTGAAAGTATATTAACACTTGATAGACTGAGACAAAGTGTTGCTGTTAAAGAATTACTTCAAGCACGTGGACAACCACTTATGCGAAAAACAGCAAGTGTACCAAATTTCTCACAG ATTATGAGGTTCGAAAATACATCAATGGATTCACTGACAGTAACACGATCAGAGAGTGTGACAGATTTGAATTCCGAACTAAACGGTGCACCTCATCCTCGACGTGCTTCACTTGGTGGTCATGCCAGGAACGATGACAACTTTTTAAATACACCATCAAAACCATTTGGACTTG GCTCCATTCTCAATTCAG CGAGACCAACATTTTTGAATCTCATTCCGAACAACTCACTGACTCGTGTGCAACAGTCCACCTCTTCCAAGT CATCACCAAATATGGGTGGTAAATTGGGACTTAGAATGACAACTTTACATGAAGAAACATCAAATATTGGTAATCAATTATCATCACCAATaaatgatgctgatgatgaggATAAAAGTGAAGCTGATTATTCAGAATATGAATCTTATCAG GTATCAACAAAGCCATGTAAACCATTAACAACATCTCGTACATTGGATTCATTGGCTGAACTTCAATCAACAAAAATCAATACACCAAGTATGAGCAGTAGTGGCTATGGCTCACAAGCagtatcaacaacaaatttaacaTCTGATGattcaatatcaataaaatcaataagtGTTGATGAAACACCAGATTTAGAATATCGtaatataattgattataaaaaaaatgaaaaaatggatTCATCACTTGTTACAGAAACACCTGAAGAATATTTAGGTGAAATAAATactgatattgataatatcaatgaaataCCACagacatttaataatataaaaattgataaaaataaaatttcaaaaacaataatacatgataataatataaatgattataataataaaaatactcataaaattaatgataataatattgataataatacattatcaATTGAAGATTCAAGTCAAGCATCAAATTCTGGTgatgaaaattcatcaatggatggtaatacaattattgataaaaaattaataaatgataaaattgtacGTAGACGTAAACTATCAAATAAccaaggaaaaaatttaaattcacaaaataGAGCATCATTTCCAATGATACgtacaaatttaataacagataataaattattggatCATAATCAATTACAAAGtgatgaaaattatgataatggTAATAATAGTTCAACAGAAagaattgatgatgataatgttgataaattttctgtATTTGGATCAAGAAATGATTTAACAAGAGTTGAATCACCATTACCTGATTGGGTTGTATTGGGTGAATCTGTTATGGTACGTCCATACAGTTATTGTGGTGTTATTGCATATATTGGACCAACTGAATTTGCATCTGGTAGTTGGATTGGTATTGAACTTGATGCACCAACTg gAAAAAATGATGGTGCTGTTAATGGACACAGATATTTTACATGTCGATCAAAATGTGGTATATTTGTTAAAGTTGATAAACTTATACAAGACAGACGTGGTAGAGCACTTAGAAATTTTACCAAGCAAGAAcaaacaccaccaccaccatcatcaacaatgCGCAGGAGTGTTAGCAGAg GTGAAGGCTTGCACTCGTTACATCGTAGTCGAAGTCGAGGTGAAGGTCTCTCAACAACTGGTACACGTTCTTCACCACGTGGTAAATga